Proteins encoded together in one Marispirochaeta sp. window:
- a CDS encoding peptide ABC transporter substrate-binding protein has product MGKKQMRVIFRIIVIVFAVTAAGCSLRNSVDAFVILGARGIGSIDPHYIKSTGEERIVHALFEGLVTADPKTGEPMPGLAESWQMSADGLKYSFFLRKAVWSDGIRISAQTVVDSWLRCLDPQTASPFSWYPGMFIKGAGEFLSGSAGPEAVGIRALDDYTFQVELARPMPHFLQAMVHHSLLVIPVHRVEKYGFAWVKPENFAGNGAFIPETWEKGGDITLVKNDQYRGRKKVALTQVNYRVVPDVEAAFRMFLDGDADWISDLPEDLPAALRESDALYTAPGLENYYLLVNNEMQPFDDPRVRRALALGFDRNKLLGTVCEGRHLPAYSIVPGNLPGYSEIPLFEDSAAEAKILLEVAGFPEGKGFPVFTILYNRSDFNRTVLEFICDSWRENLNLRCEPVSEEWGSYLITRRLHNFSLARAGWMGDFPDPLAFLAPFISTHENNDGLYRNLAFDEAILKAADKPYGKERFEHLAQAERILIDDMGAIPVLFRASAHIVDTEKWDGWHTNIRDLHPLSGIRPR; this is encoded by the coding sequence GTGGGAAAAAAACAAATGAGAGTCATTTTCCGCATTATAGTGATTGTTTTTGCTGTAACAGCCGCAGGCTGCAGCCTCAGGAATTCCGTTGACGCCTTCGTAATCCTCGGAGCCAGGGGCATCGGGAGCATTGACCCCCATTACATAAAAAGTACGGGGGAGGAACGTATAGTCCACGCCCTTTTCGAGGGGCTTGTAACGGCAGACCCGAAGACGGGTGAACCTATGCCGGGTCTTGCAGAAAGCTGGCAGATGAGTGCTGATGGTTTAAAATACAGTTTTTTCCTGCGCAAGGCTGTATGGAGCGACGGAATACGGATAAGCGCACAGACTGTGGTAGATTCGTGGCTTCGGTGTCTGGATCCGCAAACTGCGTCTCCCTTCTCATGGTATCCGGGCATGTTTATTAAGGGTGCCGGGGAATTCCTGTCCGGCTCGGCAGGCCCGGAGGCCGTGGGGATACGAGCTCTTGATGATTATACCTTTCAGGTTGAACTGGCCCGGCCGATGCCGCACTTTCTTCAGGCCATGGTACACCATTCTCTTCTTGTCATACCGGTACACCGCGTGGAAAAATACGGCTTCGCCTGGGTAAAACCTGAGAATTTTGCGGGAAACGGAGCCTTTATCCCTGAGACCTGGGAAAAAGGAGGGGACATTACCCTTGTTAAAAATGACCAGTATCGAGGCAGAAAAAAGGTCGCTCTTACACAGGTGAACTATCGGGTTGTTCCGGATGTGGAGGCAGCTTTCCGTATGTTTCTCGATGGTGATGCCGACTGGATTTCCGATCTTCCGGAAGACCTGCCGGCAGCGCTGCGGGAGAGCGACGCACTCTATACTGCGCCTGGCCTTGAAAACTACTATCTGCTGGTAAACAACGAAATGCAGCCCTTTGACGATCCCCGGGTACGCAGGGCCCTGGCCCTGGGATTTGATCGAAACAAGCTGCTTGGGACGGTATGCGAAGGGCGCCATCTGCCTGCATACTCGATTGTTCCCGGAAATCTTCCAGGATATTCGGAAATCCCTCTTTTTGAAGATAGTGCAGCAGAGGCAAAGATTCTTTTAGAGGTGGCCGGTTTCCCTGAAGGGAAGGGTTTTCCTGTCTTTACAATTCTCTATAACCGTTCCGATTTCAACAGGACGGTGCTTGAGTTTATCTGCGATTCCTGGCGGGAAAATCTTAATCTCAGGTGTGAACCTGTAAGCGAGGAGTGGGGGAGCTACCTGATTACAAGGCGTCTGCATAACTTTTCCCTGGCCCGTGCCGGCTGGATGGGGGACTTTCCGGATCCTCTTGCCTTTCTTGCTCCCTTTATTTCCACCCATGAAAACAATGACGGATTGTACAGAAATCTTGCCTTTGACGAAGCAATTCTCAAGGCCGCGGACAAGCCCTATGGAAAGGAACGGTTCGAACACCTGGCGCAGGCAGAAAGAATACTTATAGATGACATGGGAGCCATTCCTGTCCTGTTCAGGGCCTCCGCGCATATAGTTGATACGGAAAAATGGGATGGCTGGCATACGAACATCAGGGATCTTCATCCTCTGTCCGGCATACGGCCCCGCTGA
- the rplM gene encoding 50S ribosomal protein L13, with translation MKTIFVKPSKVERKWYLIDAAGKRLGRVATEVVRLLRGKNRPYYTPHQEIGDYVVIINADKVEVTGNKAQRKIYYRHTGYPGGIKSETFSDLIARKPAAPLEKAIKGMLPKGPLGRQLFRNVKVYAGPNHPHSAQQPEILK, from the coding sequence ATGAAGACGATATTCGTAAAACCGAGCAAAGTAGAGCGGAAATGGTATCTGATCGATGCCGCCGGTAAGCGCCTCGGCAGGGTGGCAACTGAAGTTGTACGCCTTCTGCGGGGAAAAAATAGACCCTACTATACCCCGCACCAGGAAATCGGGGATTATGTGGTTATTATCAACGCCGATAAAGTCGAAGTAACCGGCAACAAGGCCCAGCGGAAAATTTACTACCGCCATACCGGATATCCGGGCGGGATTAAATCGGAAACCTTCAGTGACCTGATAGCCCGTAAACCAGCGGCACCTTTGGAGAAGGCCATAAAAGGTATGCTGCCGAAGGGTCCCCTGGGACGCCAGCTGTTTCGGAATGTGAAGGTGTATGCCGGTCCGAATCATCCCCATAGCGCTCAGCAGCCGGAAATTCTTAAATAA
- the eno gene encoding phosphopyruvate hydratase, translating to MSIIEYVEAREILDSRGNPTVEVDVVLEDGSMGRAAVPSGASTGVHEAVELRDGDKKRFLGKGVLKAVENVNNIIAAEIIGLDALEQIDVDRTMIELDGTDNKSKLGANAILGVSMAVARAAADYLGIPLYKYLGAYHANNLPVPMANIINGGSHADNSVDFQEFMVMPVGAPSEREAVRWIAEIFHNLKSLLKEAGLSTSVGDEGGFAPNFKSNEEALTFIMNAIEKAGLKPGDDVMIALDPASSEFSTRNSDGTYTYELKWSTGQKFTSAEMADFWADWCDRYPIISIEDGMNEDDWDGWKVLTDKIGDRVQLVGDDLFVTNTKRLKEGIEKGIGNSILIKVNQIGTLTETYEAVEMAKRAGYTAIISHRSGETSDNFIADLVVGLETGQIKTGSMSRSDRVSKYNQLLRIEDQLEGISEYAGKNAFYSIKR from the coding sequence ATGAGTATTATTGAGTACGTTGAAGCACGGGAGATTCTTGACTCCCGAGGGAACCCCACCGTAGAGGTGGATGTTGTTCTGGAAGACGGCTCCATGGGACGGGCCGCCGTTCCTTCGGGCGCATCTACCGGTGTTCACGAAGCCGTAGAACTTAGGGACGGTGACAAGAAACGCTTTCTTGGCAAGGGCGTTCTAAAGGCCGTTGAGAATGTAAACAACATAATTGCCGCCGAGATTATCGGTCTGGATGCGCTGGAGCAGATCGACGTTGACCGGACCATGATCGAACTGGACGGGACCGATAACAAAAGCAAGCTGGGAGCAAACGCCATTCTGGGTGTTTCCATGGCAGTAGCCCGGGCTGCCGCTGACTATCTGGGCATTCCCCTCTATAAATATCTCGGCGCCTATCATGCCAACAACCTTCCCGTTCCCATGGCAAACATCATAAACGGCGGTTCCCATGCCGACAACTCCGTCGATTTTCAGGAGTTCATGGTAATGCCCGTCGGGGCCCCTTCTGAAAGAGAAGCTGTACGCTGGATTGCCGAGATTTTCCATAACCTCAAGAGCCTTCTTAAGGAAGCAGGCCTCTCCACCTCTGTTGGCGATGAGGGCGGTTTTGCCCCCAATTTCAAGAGCAACGAAGAGGCCCTTACCTTTATTATGAACGCCATCGAGAAGGCAGGACTCAAACCCGGCGACGATGTAATGATCGCCCTGGACCCCGCCTCTTCCGAATTTTCCACCAGGAACTCCGACGGAACCTACACCTACGAGTTGAAGTGGTCTACCGGACAGAAATTCACCAGTGCCGAGATGGCCGATTTCTGGGCAGACTGGTGCGATCGTTATCCCATTATCTCCATCGAAGACGGCATGAACGAGGACGACTGGGATGGCTGGAAAGTACTCACCGACAAAATCGGCGACAGGGTTCAGCTGGTTGGCGACGACCTTTTCGTTACCAACACCAAGCGCCTGAAGGAAGGTATCGAAAAGGGTATCGGAAACTCTATCCTTATCAAGGTCAATCAGATCGGGACCCTGACAGAAACCTACGAAGCGGTTGAAATGGCGAAACGTGCCGGTTACACCGCAATTATTTCTCACCGTTCCGGTGAGACCTCGGACAACTTTATCGCCGATCTGGTAGTTGGCCTTGAAACCGGACAGATCAAGACCGGTTCCATGTCCCGTTCCGACCGCGTCAGCAAGTACAATCAGCTCCTCAGAATCGAGGATCAGCTGGAAGGTATCAGCGAGTACGCCGGTAAGAACGCGTTCTATTCAATCAAGCGCTGA
- the yccX gene encoding acylphosphatase, which produces MQRTDFNACRFLVYGRVQGVGFRYSTVRRAQALRLAGYVRNRADGSVEVWAEGSGDSLNSLYSWLRCGPSMARVDRVDREALAPTGNYRGFSVTY; this is translated from the coding sequence ATGCAGAGAACTGATTTCAATGCCTGCAGATTTCTTGTTTACGGCCGGGTACAGGGTGTTGGGTTTCGTTACTCAACTGTGCGCAGGGCTCAGGCGCTGAGGCTTGCAGGTTATGTGAGAAACAGGGCCGACGGCAGCGTTGAGGTCTGGGCAGAAGGTTCCGGGGATTCTCTGAATTCGCTCTATTCCTGGCTGCGTTGTGGGCCGTCGATGGCCAGGGTCGACAGGGTGGATCGGGAAGCTCTTGCCCCCACCGGAAACTACAGGGGCTTTTCGGTTACTTATTAA
- a CDS encoding nitrilase-related carbon-nitrogen hydrolase — protein sequence MDNRRFFYVFFLLLVCTGNCGFVLVGEPFRAAGIQLEIHPSIYRNEESFTSYAAKIIEETLAAGKVDLIIFPEYTGVFFAFFGLDVQTVLEGKTLDAGLKLLESRYGTESLEEYFLRYPVDSSMDRIWGGLARRYGVAILGGTCFAVADGVSGRELRNRAVLYDRDGRVRYRQDKVFLTPFESDLIGIKPGSFNAADSITFNAHEIGITICRDTFFSVWEQKYADVDVWIDIKANGEQYDRRQAEIFRKALPARLRTVQDAVGVTVCLNGTFLDLLWEGPSSVIRMVRQGEKTVVNYLDTAESVREQSVVRLEIP from the coding sequence ATGGATAACAGAAGATTTTTTTACGTTTTTTTTCTACTCCTTGTTTGTACTGGAAACTGTGGTTTTGTCCTTGTCGGAGAGCCGTTTCGTGCCGCGGGGATTCAGCTTGAGATTCATCCTTCTATTTATAGAAACGAAGAGTCCTTTACCTCATACGCCGCGAAGATAATCGAAGAGACGCTTGCTGCGGGAAAGGTCGATCTCATTATCTTTCCGGAATATACCGGAGTATTCTTTGCATTCTTTGGCCTGGATGTTCAAACTGTACTGGAAGGGAAGACTTTGGACGCCGGCCTGAAGCTTCTTGAAAGCCGCTATGGAACGGAAAGCCTGGAAGAATATTTTTTACGGTATCCTGTTGACAGCAGTATGGACCGGATTTGGGGAGGTCTTGCCCGGCGTTATGGAGTTGCCATTCTGGGAGGTACCTGCTTTGCCGTAGCGGATGGAGTATCAGGCAGGGAGTTGCGGAATCGCGCGGTGCTCTATGACAGGGATGGACGTGTACGGTACCGGCAGGATAAGGTTTTTCTTACACCCTTCGAATCTGACCTTATAGGAATCAAACCCGGATCTTTTAATGCAGCAGACAGCATTACTTTCAATGCTCACGAAATTGGAATCACCATCTGCCGTGACACTTTTTTTTCTGTATGGGAACAAAAGTACGCGGATGTTGATGTGTGGATCGATATTAAGGCCAACGGTGAACAATACGACCGGAGACAGGCAGAGATTTTCCGTAAAGCCCTTCCTGCAAGATTACGGACTGTACAGGATGCGGTGGGTGTGACGGTGTGCCTGAACGGAACCTTTTTGGACCTGCTGTGGGAAGGGCCGTCCAGTGTTATTCGGATGGTCCGCCAGGGGGAAAAAACTGTTGTGAACTACCTCGATACAGCAGAATCGGTTCGGGAACAGTCGGTTGTCAGGCTGGAAATCCCTTGA
- a CDS encoding UPF0158 family protein — translation MELTPELIDQIIFGMENQISYYYLDMEMGRVEEESQLDENQQSDEERYVLIPRWSSADGFQLMERFVDSLRNPVFRERLRDALASRKGVFRNFKNILKERDDIQRLWFQFKEREMRSRVLEWYEQVCDALGYQKLGPEPEETEDLVLSDFVISSAEPEVRDRLEEYDLKAFRESCGDNPQDLTHLLFLARRSLIPKDPDKLVVFKAATPEGETAGLIWGTDAWLSPQATAFFDEDPGVSFLMQFYVMPEFRGLGLAKLLLDTYIHEAYNREMKRVILDLWGSAQSMGRILDEYGFYSYRSSFYLDLDLWEKNK, via the coding sequence ATGGAGTTGACCCCGGAATTGATCGACCAGATTATCTTTGGCATGGAAAACCAGATTTCCTATTACTATCTTGATATGGAAATGGGCAGGGTTGAGGAAGAGAGCCAGCTCGATGAGAACCAGCAATCTGACGAAGAACGATACGTATTGATTCCCCGCTGGAGTTCTGCTGATGGATTCCAGCTAATGGAGCGTTTCGTGGATTCCCTGCGTAACCCCGTTTTCCGGGAACGCTTACGGGACGCTTTGGCATCACGAAAGGGAGTGTTTCGAAACTTCAAGAATATACTTAAAGAACGGGACGACATTCAGCGGCTCTGGTTTCAGTTCAAGGAACGTGAGATGCGCTCCAGGGTGCTTGAGTGGTATGAGCAGGTATGTGATGCCCTTGGATACCAGAAACTGGGCCCCGAACCCGAGGAGACGGAAGATCTTGTCCTGAGTGATTTTGTCATATCTTCAGCGGAGCCGGAAGTTCGGGACCGTTTGGAAGAGTATGATCTGAAGGCCTTCAGGGAATCCTGCGGTGATAATCCGCAGGATCTGACCCATCTCCTGTTTCTGGCCAGACGTTCTCTTATTCCCAAAGATCCGGATAAGCTGGTTGTGTTTAAGGCCGCTACGCCGGAAGGAGAAACGGCCGGATTAATCTGGGGCACTGATGCCTGGCTCAGTCCCCAGGCGACTGCTTTTTTTGATGAGGACCCGGGGGTCTCTTTTCTTATGCAGTTTTACGTGATGCCGGAATTCCGCGGGTTGGGGCTGGCGAAGCTGCTGCTGGATACCTACATACATGAGGCCTATAATCGGGAGATGAAGAGGGTTATTCTGGATCTGTGGGGCAGTGCTCAGAGCATGGGCCGTATACTTGACGAATACGGATTCTACTCATATCGAAGTTCATTTTATCTGGATCTTGATTTGTGGGAAAAAAACAAATGA
- the rpsI gene encoding 30S ribosomal protein S9, with translation MVKNLALGTGRRKTSVARVYLREGSGKITINGKEVGTYFSNPSLVYIVKQPLDATDNLNKFDILINVKGGGVTGQAGACRHGLSRALVAYDETNIRPLRANGFMTRDSRMVERKKYGQPGARRKFQFSKR, from the coding sequence GTGGTTAAGAACTTAGCATTAGGTACCGGCCGACGGAAGACCTCCGTAGCGCGGGTCTATTTACGCGAAGGAAGCGGTAAGATAACGATTAACGGTAAGGAAGTCGGGACCTACTTTTCCAATCCAAGCCTGGTTTATATTGTGAAGCAGCCCCTGGATGCAACAGACAACCTGAACAAGTTTGATATTCTAATCAACGTAAAGGGCGGTGGAGTAACCGGACAGGCTGGGGCATGCCGCCATGGACTTTCCCGGGCTCTTGTAGCCTATGATGAGACTAATATTCGCCCCTTACGGGCCAACGGCTTCATGACCCGTGACTCGAGAATGGTGGAGCGTAAAAAGTATGGACAGCCTGGAGCACGGCGCAAATTTCAGTTCTCCAAACGCTGA
- a CDS encoding regulatory protein RecX produces MDSLEHGANFSSPNADITIISLQWGTAESAFRLGLSDGSSFFIPFSFYKASSHYVGAVLEPEEIEELQTAEQEFLVRRKALDLLTRREHSLQELKLKLCQRGFGQDLAEKVCSQLQEQDLVNDRRFAGIYAGSRLRRKPEGPLVMERRLRQKGISRDISADILRELYTPETMDEALKSCLDKIKRKKSELSSEELRTMLAKKGFSYQDIAFFFEKYDF; encoded by the coding sequence ATGGACAGCCTGGAGCACGGCGCAAATTTCAGTTCTCCAAACGCTGACATTACTATCATCTCACTACAATGGGGAACCGCAGAGTCCGCCTTTCGGCTCGGACTATCCGACGGTTCCTCTTTTTTTATCCCATTCAGTTTTTACAAAGCTTCCAGCCATTATGTGGGAGCAGTTCTTGAGCCTGAAGAGATAGAAGAACTGCAAACAGCTGAGCAGGAGTTTCTGGTTCGCCGTAAGGCCCTGGACCTGTTGACGAGACGGGAACACTCGTTACAGGAGCTTAAACTAAAGCTGTGTCAACGGGGATTCGGGCAGGACCTGGCGGAAAAGGTGTGTTCCCAGCTGCAAGAACAGGACCTGGTGAATGACCGGCGCTTTGCCGGAATCTATGCGGGTTCTCGTTTACGCAGGAAACCAGAGGGACCCCTGGTCATGGAGCGCAGGCTGCGTCAAAAGGGGATATCCCGGGACATCAGCGCCGATATTCTGCGCGAACTGTACACTCCCGAAACCATGGATGAAGCACTGAAAAGCTGTCTGGACAAAATAAAGCGGAAAAAAAGCGAACTCAGCAGCGAAGAACTCAGAACCATGCTGGCGAAAAAGGGCTTTTCCTATCAAGATATCGCGTTTTTCTTCGAAAAATACGATTTTTGA
- a CDS encoding HAD-IA family hydrolase: MISYILFDLDNTLYPESSILGERFEKGINSFVARYLGISEEEARRQRRERRREFGTTLQWLTQVHNFTDIDNYMDAVHPKNMKKYLEKNPALTRIVRSLPVKRSILTNSPREHAERVLSYLEIIDQFEHIFDLRYNNFIGKPDPGVYQRILTKIDRSPEETLFVDDIPGYLEPFRRIGGHALLIDELGRHPQAEYPVISRIEELPAFLEREYGITLSS, from the coding sequence ATGATCAGCTATATTTTATTCGATCTTGACAATACCCTCTACCCGGAATCAAGTATTCTGGGAGAGCGCTTCGAAAAGGGTATCAACAGTTTTGTGGCCCGTTATCTTGGTATCAGCGAAGAGGAAGCCCGGCGGCAGCGCCGCGAACGCCGCAGGGAGTTTGGAACAACCTTGCAATGGCTGACCCAGGTCCATAACTTTACCGATATCGACAATTACATGGACGCGGTTCACCCGAAGAACATGAAAAAGTATCTGGAGAAGAATCCGGCGCTTACAAGGATTGTCAGGTCTCTCCCGGTAAAAAGGTCAATTCTGACCAACTCTCCACGGGAACACGCGGAACGCGTTTTAAGCTATCTGGAAATTATAGATCAGTTCGAGCATATCTTTGACCTCAGGTATAACAACTTCATAGGGAAACCCGACCCCGGTGTTTATCAGCGCATCCTGACGAAGATAGACCGATCCCCCGAAGAGACCCTCTTTGTTGACGATATTCCCGGATATCTGGAACCTTTTCGCCGGATTGGAGGCCATGCTCTCCTGATCGATGAACTGGGTCGACATCCCCAGGCAGAGTACCCGGTAATATCAAGAATTGAGGAACTGCCTGCATTTCTTGAAAGAGAATACGGTATTACTCTTTCTTCCTGA
- a CDS encoding response regulator — MSTQRVILIVEDEDAIRLTLRDYLKKKGYEVLVASDGVGAIKHMLDNQVDLIVSDYRMNVLGGDYWIKFLHTFCSNKKVFITSGFLRPDFSIPFPVLYKPFDYGKLAEMVAAALETEKDAEN; from the coding sequence ATGAGTACGCAAAGAGTCATACTAATTGTCGAAGATGAAGACGCTATTCGCCTGACTTTGCGGGACTATCTGAAGAAGAAGGGGTACGAGGTTCTGGTTGCCTCCGACGGGGTTGGTGCTATAAAGCATATGCTGGACAACCAGGTCGATCTGATCGTTTCGGATTACCGCATGAATGTCCTGGGCGGAGATTACTGGATCAAGTTTCTGCATACATTTTGTTCAAACAAGAAGGTATTTATTACTTCCGGGTTTCTGCGTCCAGACTTCTCCATACCCTTTCCCGTACTTTATAAGCCCTTTGATTATGGCAAGCTGGCAGAGATGGTCGCCGCGGCCCTCGAAACGGAAAAGGATGCAGAGAACTGA
- a CDS encoding proline--tRNA ligase: MLYSRLFGKTLRERPQENSSRSFQVLQQAGYIRSLSPGLFSFLPLGIRVFRRIQEIIRQEMEVLGGQEVLVPLVNPYEIWKQGGRAELVGRSLVRFQDHQGREFVLSPTHEEAMVELLRIGLNSYRDLPVLLYQFQTKFRDEEQLKGGLLRSMEFIMKDAYSFHRSYSDLNNFFPRMFRAYQRIFERLDLKVIAAESGVGFMGGHKAYEFLMPSKEGEDVIVICEHCGYKANRDIAIAHKEYGSENPLPIQKILTPECDSMNRLSRFLQLPKSKLAKSMMYQSPQGLVMAVVRGDYEVSIDKLSKISGCDIIALAHIESLRELGIAPGYLSPLGIPEGIMLVVDDTVANSNNLVMGGNESGLHYVNTNFGRDFETSLVGDIARIRGRDSCFQCGHSLKEIRAIELGNIFKLGDVYSRAMGLEFQDDKRRRYYPQMGSYGIGIGRLLNAAAAAHRDDKGIGWPVEIAPFKVFLMGIGKSHKVRQVVFNLYEELGPEIALLDDRIESPGVKFFDADLIGIPYRVVVTSGLLLNDEVEVYERASGKIWQVPLRELVSQVLAY, translated from the coding sequence ATGCTTTATTCCCGACTGTTCGGTAAAACCCTGCGTGAACGACCCCAGGAGAACTCATCCCGGAGCTTCCAGGTATTGCAGCAGGCCGGTTATATTCGTTCCCTCTCTCCGGGACTCTTCTCCTTTCTTCCTCTGGGTATACGGGTTTTTCGACGTATCCAGGAGATTATTCGGCAGGAGATGGAGGTCCTTGGAGGGCAGGAGGTCCTGGTTCCTCTGGTGAATCCCTATGAAATCTGGAAGCAGGGCGGCCGGGCAGAGTTGGTTGGCAGGTCTCTTGTACGCTTTCAGGACCATCAGGGGCGTGAGTTTGTGCTTTCTCCGACCCATGAAGAGGCCATGGTTGAACTTTTGCGTATCGGGCTAAACTCCTACCGGGATTTGCCGGTTTTACTGTATCAGTTTCAGACCAAGTTCAGAGACGAGGAACAGCTTAAGGGGGGACTGCTTCGATCCATGGAATTTATCATGAAGGACGCCTACTCCTTCCATCGGTCCTACTCCGATCTGAACAATTTTTTCCCCAGGATGTTTCGTGCCTATCAGCGTATCTTTGAACGTCTTGATCTTAAGGTTATTGCCGCCGAATCGGGAGTGGGCTTCATGGGGGGACACAAGGCTTATGAGTTCCTGATGCCCTCCAAGGAAGGGGAAGATGTAATTGTGATCTGTGAACACTGCGGTTACAAGGCGAACCGTGATATTGCCATAGCCCATAAAGAGTATGGATCGGAAAACCCTCTTCCAATTCAAAAGATTCTGACCCCTGAATGCGATTCCATGAACCGTTTGTCCCGATTTTTGCAGCTTCCCAAGTCTAAACTGGCCAAGTCGATGATGTATCAGTCCCCCCAGGGACTGGTTATGGCAGTTGTCCGGGGAGATTATGAGGTCAGCATCGACAAGCTCAGCAAGATCAGCGGATGCGACATTATTGCTCTGGCCCATATTGAGAGCTTAAGAGAACTGGGGATTGCACCGGGGTACCTGTCTCCCCTGGGGATCCCTGAGGGAATTATGCTTGTAGTGGACGATACCGTAGCCAACAGCAACAACCTTGTAATGGGAGGAAACGAGTCAGGTCTACACTATGTCAATACAAATTTCGGGCGGGATTTTGAAACCTCCCTTGTCGGGGATATTGCCCGCATTAGAGGGCGGGACAGCTGTTTTCAGTGCGGACACTCTTTAAAAGAGATCCGGGCTATTGAGCTGGGGAATATCTTTAAGCTGGGTGATGTCTATTCCAGGGCGATGGGGCTTGAATTCCAGGATGACAAACGTAGACGATATTACCCGCAGATGGGTTCCTACGGCATAGGAATCGGGCGTCTGCTGAACGCTGCAGCCGCGGCCCATCGGGACGATAAGGGGATCGGCTGGCCGGTCGAAATAGCTCCCTTCAAGGTTTTCCTGATGGGAATAGGGAAAAGTCATAAGGTTCGCCAGGTTGTTTTTAATTTATACGAAGAGCTGGGACCGGAAATTGCCCTGCTTGACGACAGAATCGAATCTCCGGGGGTAAAGTTCTTCGACGCTGATCTTATCGGCATTCCCTACCGGGTTGTGGTAACAAGCGGCCTGTTGCTGAATGATGAGGTTGAAGTGTATGAACGTGCCAGCGGGAAGATTTGGCAGGTTCCGCTTCGGGAGCTGGTGTCCCAAGTCCTTGCCTATTAA
- a CDS encoding response regulator, producing the protein MSKNGKKIRIFSALEVANICGVVNQTAINWIKNQHLKAFTTPGGQYRIYAEDLLEFLQSRGMRTPDELIELTKDSEKRTILIVDDDRDLNSMLREILVRKLPEYEVIQAFDGFEAGRLLAEHNPVCVILDIDLPGIDGHKLCAKIKEDPKLDNPLVISISGLDPDKDGKQIVEEGADAFFPKPLDFDDFVDVIMQKLH; encoded by the coding sequence GTGTCAAAAAATGGTAAAAAAATTCGTATTTTCTCGGCCCTGGAGGTCGCCAACATTTGCGGGGTAGTTAATCAAACTGCCATTAACTGGATTAAAAATCAGCATCTAAAAGCCTTTACCACCCCCGGTGGTCAGTATCGTATTTACGCCGAAGATCTTCTGGAGTTTCTTCAATCCCGGGGTATGAGAACTCCCGATGAATTAATCGAATTGACCAAGGACAGCGAAAAGAGAACAATTCTGATTGTTGATGATGACCGTGATCTGAACAGCATGCTCCGGGAAATCCTCGTCCGCAAGCTTCCCGAATACGAAGTTATACAGGCCTTCGATGGCTTTGAAGCTGGAAGACTGCTGGCTGAGCACAATCCTGTGTGTGTGATTCTTGATATAGATCTTCCTGGTATAGACGGGCACAAGCTTTGCGCAAAGATAAAAGAAGATCCCAAGCTCGACAATCCTCTGGTAATCTCCATCAGCGGCCTGGATCCCGACAAGGACGGCAAACAGATTGTGGAAGAGGGAGCGGATGCCTTTTTCCCCAAGCCCCTGGACTTTGATGACTTCGTAGATGTAATTATGCAAAAGCTGCATTAG